A genomic stretch from Lathyrus oleraceus cultivar Zhongwan6 chromosome 2, CAAS_Psat_ZW6_1.0, whole genome shotgun sequence includes:
- the LOC127121080 gene encoding protein MAIN-LIKE 2-like — MDPMIQPYVELAGFGHLSKIMSWSIDNKFILALCERWRPETHTFWFPTGECTVTLEDVYMLLGLRIEGKAVNGKTNFPNSICMELLNVDLLDDNARGQGILLSRLKSYYNSFYLDEHSTEDARIIKTRCYIMLLLGSFLFPEGSGSSMHIMYLPLLRHIDRIGSYSWGSACLAYLYSSLCKNCHKDTSTFSGCAVLLQAWGWSRLPSLAPVNSNPFTFPYAKKWSARGMNYSRCPRHCITQYRNLLDHLRPADFIWRPYLNMDHEHQINPEDAAVWTTCTPIIRFTTVELHNTDRVKLQFGMVQNIPDPPASLGEWHMRKVNDQWNYNPWQQFARSECRKWKHRHDHVLTDAVMPNEVKPSRTYMAWYRSVGFQFIADDMYLYDPRQTSYTQEGSTSNPQQHSQPDYSQPPIRQTFRSTNTQTYNQNMPFTQPQNQEHPPYHHQQMDHRPSTEHRFAPTPSPYQSRLTQNTNRPITYRSQEPQTSQYQNIPQPYLFQTPQQPFQPFLDPSLSPMSPFNRPGRPSMTQPHPNFSGMGHELSYAGTPSLNTEDYAELAEYLNGPSPVGGNDAPGPSDEQTPVQNRQRGLGPRVRVARGCGTGGRLGDPGHHH, encoded by the exons atggacccgatgattcaaccttatgttgaactcgccggttttggtcaccttagcaaaattatgtcttggtctatagataacaaattcattctagccttatgcgaaagatggaggccagagacacacacattttggtttccaaccggtgagtgtaccgtgacgttagaagacgtctacatgcttttaggactacgaattgaaggcaaagctgttaatggtaagaccaactttccaaattcaatttgcatggagcttttaaacgttgatttgttagatgataatgctaggggACAAGGCATACTACTatcacgcctaaagtcatattataatagtttttatttagatgagcattctaccgaagatgctcgaatcatcaaaactaggtgttacattatgttgttactaggatcctttttatttcccgaaggtagtggttctagcatgcatattatgtacttacctttacttagacatatagatagaataggtagttatagttggggatccgcatgtctagcctatctgtatagttctttgtgcaaaaactgccacaaagatacttctacattttctggatgtgctgttttgctacaagcatggggatggtcaagactaccgtctctagcaccggtcaatagcaaccccttcacttttccatatgcaaaaaa atggtcggcacgcggtatgaattacagtagatgtccgagacactgtattactcaatatcgcaaccttttggatcaccttcgaccggcagac ttcatttggcgtccataccttaatatggatcatgagcatcagatcaaccctgaagacgcagccgtatggacaacatgcacaccaataatacggttcacaacagtggagctgcacaacaccgatcgtgtgaagctgcagtttggtatggtccagaatatcccagatcccccagctagcctaggagaatggcatatgcgtaaagtgaacgaccaatggaactacaacccttggcaacaattcgcaagatcagagtgtcgcaagtggaagcaccgtcatgaccatgtcttaactgacgcagtcatgccaaatgaggtaaaaccaagtcgtacttatatggcttggtatagatcagttggatttcaattcatcgccgatgatatgtacctctacgacccacgccagacaagttacacacaagaaggctcaacatctaacccccaacaacattctcagcccgattactcacaaccacctatccgacaaactttccgttccacaaacacacaaacatacaaccaaaacatgccattcacccaaccccaaaaccaagaacatcccccataccaccaccaacaaatggaccatcgaccttcgaccgaacatcgcttcgcacccacaccatcaccctaccaaagtcgccttacccaaaacactaaccgccccatcacctaccgtagccaagaaccccaaacatcacaataccaaaacatcccacaaccatatctcttccaaacaccccaacaacctttccaacctttcctagacccttcattgtcacccatgtcccccttcaaccgtcctggtcgcccatccatgactcaaccacaccccaacttctctggcatgggtcatgagctcagctacgccggtacaccatcattgaatactgaagactatgctgagttggctgaatacctcaacggaccttctcctgtaggcggtaatgacgctcctggaccatcagatgaacaaacaccggtgcagaatcgtcaacgtgggttagggccaagggttagggtagctaggggatgtgggaccggaggtcggttaggtgatcccggtcatcaccattag